The genome window TGTAAAGTAGTCTGTCATACTATAATGTCACAAAATTCTGGTTTAATTTCCTGTTTCCTGTTTCCCTGATTACATTTTGGTGCAGACACCACTATAGTCCATGTGGAACCTGGCGAGACGGTCCTCCTTCGTGTCATCAACGCTGCGCTCAACCAGCAGCATTTCTTCTCGGTAGCGAATCACACAATGAGAGTAGTTGGGGCTGATGCATCTTATCTGAAGCCATTCAACACTTCTGTCATAATGTTGGGACCAGGCCAGACTGTTGATGTCCTGATCACAGCGAATCGGGAGCCAGGCCGGGGCTACTACATGGCAGCTCGAGCCTTCGATAGCTCTCGAGGAGTAGCACCCTTCGATAACACCACAACCACTTCAATCCTGCAGTACAATACAGGGAATGGTGTGAAGATCAGTCCAATTCTCCCATCTTTGCCAGATTATAATGACACAGCAACAGCCACAGCTTTCTCCAGCAGCTTCAGAAGCCTAAAGAGGGCTCAGGTGCCAATTGAAATCGACGAAAATCTGTTCATCACAGTCGGTGTAGGCCTCAACAAATGCCCCTCGGGTGCAAGCCCCGGGGCCTGTCAAGGACCAAACGGAACACAATTCACTGCAAGCATGAACAATGTGTCTTTCGTGCTGCCATCCAATATTTCCCTTCTGCAGGCACATTACCAAGGCGTGCCCGGGGTTTTCACAGCAGATTTCCCTGCAGCTCCACCGGTTATGTTCAATTACACCGGGAACGTTAGCCGGTCTCTTTGGCAGCCTTCTAGTGGAACAAAGGTGTACAAGCTCAAATATGGAGCAAGAGTGCAGATAGTCCTGCAGGGAACAAGCATTTTCGCGGCCGAGAGCCACCCAGTCCATCTTCATGGATATGATTTCTACACAATTGCAGAAGGCCTTGGCAACTTCAATCCCCAGAATGATACTGCAAAATTCAACCTTGTTGATCCCCCACAAAGGAACACTGCTAGTTTGCCAGCCAATGGATGGTCAGTCATGAGATTTGTTGCTGATAATCCAGGTGAAACCATTCATTCCTTCTGCACGCctaccttgtgaccctagccgggaCCACAAGAACGTAAACCAGCTTAAATTGTCCATACCTGACCTGTTCAAACtgagaaggccaataggccatTCCCATCGGGAgttaaacttgtaacattgtggttaccaagttaatagtctgaccaacttggctggcttcttttcttcttccttaaCATGTTCATACCATTGTTTGATTCTTGAAAACAGGAGTTTGGATAATGCATTGTCACTTGGATGCTCACATTAGCTTTGGTTTGGCCATGGCGTTTATAGTGGAGAATGGGGTCACTGAATTGCAGACATTAGAGGAGCCTCCTGCAGATCTTCCAGTTTGTTGACAGTAGCATCAAACAACAATAATGTTTCCATTTTCATTTGCATTTGCATGACATTGCATATCATAATACTGCATTATTAGTATCCTAAATGACAGTTTTATGACTTTATCTGTTGCTTCCCCAGAAACCTTAATTCATATTGTTGTACTTTGTAATAAAGAGGAATCACTTCTCATTGATATGAACATGTGAATTGATATTTATGGTGCACCCATACTCACTTAACTGCaagaattttctttaatttacgaAGAAAGCCTTAACAGTTGTCCGAAGGTACGCTCTGTAAAGTTCGCCTTAGTGATTGTAACCAGCAAATAATCATAAAGAAAACTTGTAACTGTAATTAACAAATAATCCCAATGAGATAAATCTACCTAAGTTGTCAATAGTTAGGATGATAGTCAATTTGACCTGTTCTATTGTCATTTCTTATGTTTGGAATAAAAACTAGAAAATTGGGATTAGAGCCCTTGTGGGCCGGGTCTATTAAATGTGGAATTGAATGGGCCTATAGGATATAGCATAGGCCCACATAAAATTCCAGAATCTGGTAACAAAAGAAGCAGGAAGCATTATTATGCAATAATAAATGATTGAGTTATTGACTTTGCTTGGGTCACACCACCACGGGTCCCACCCTATGCAGAAGGAAAGAAAAAGTGACCGTGCAGAATGGATAACCAATTAAgtaaaacatgatttttgtatCAGAAACTAACGACTATGATTTTTGTTAACACTTTTCAACTGattattatatacttttttaaacattattttcaGTCTAAATTAAAGAATCTAAATCTCCAccatcaaaattcaaatttatgaCCATTCATTTAGATCAGTAATCGAGATGTTATCACAATACATGATAGTTGACAAAAGttattatatgtaaataaaGTTTACTCTatagtctatatatatgtaacgattgaaaattgtaaataaaaaaaaaaacagaaaaaaaaagtgtgtcaGAGTGAcggaaagccgctttaatgtgTTGTACAAAGTCTTCTTCTACTACAAGAAGAGTAGAAAATGTCTTCAAGTGGTAAGAATCGTGTGCATGTGACTACACCCATCTTCTCGTACGGCTCCTCCGACATTTATCTCGGTTTTTAGTAACTTATTGTCCCCCCTTGCCCCGCTTCCACTTCTTTACCCGTCGGATCCACGTCAATCCCCAGTgctttcattatttatttttttttattgaattaatactATATGAGCTCTTTCgagtatattaattttaaagaaaattacaattttggtctactgactattgtagtagtgttaattgctatccgcgactttcaaaaatgttaattgtgtaccttgactatgcattttttatcaATTCTGGTCACGCCGGTCAAATTGCCGGTCAAATGTGACCggaaaaaattaaatcacatTTTATTCTGAATTGAAAGGGGCATAATAGTCTTTTCTTGTTATCTCCTAATTCCTACTACatgtctttcttcttctccggccgGCCAaatctttcctttctttcttcgCAAGCAGCGACCCTATTATTTCCGGCCAAAGGAGAAATCGAGTGACTGCAAGATATGACCCAAAGTCCATAAAAGTTAATAGATTGAATTGAAACAAGTTATATTAATCTCTCAATATCTACAGTAGAATTACTGCATATTCAGATCCATTTTCTCTACCCACACAAAGCAGAAGATTCTTGGAAGAAGAATATACATTCAACTTAATTAAAGATTCAAAAGAGGAAGTTCTGTATCTACtaagaaattcaagaattatttttatttttaattttgtgaattaatttgagATTTGAATTCAATATCCCTCACAAACGGGTGTTGCAGAAATTCaggaattatttttatttttaattttgtgaattaatttgggATTTGAATTCAAAAGGGTATTGCATAAGTTGAAGCCTTGTCTTTTCCGGCCATTGCATTAGCTTGTCAGTATTTCATTTCTTCCGATGTACTCACTCTTTGGTTGCTTCGGCGTCTTTGGCCGGCGAATTCATCTCTTCGGCGTTGACCATGCAAGGAACAGGGGAGCCTTCAAGTGTTCTTATATTTTTCGGCGTCTTTGGCTTAGCCGGTGACCGGCAGTAATAATATGACTGCCCTCGTCGGGGAAGAAACAAAAGAGATGCCAAAAGACTATAACACCCTCACTATTTTGACTACTAAAATTTTCCGATCACATTTAGCTGGTAATTTGGTCgacgtgaccaaaattgataaaaaatgcatagtcaaggtatgtaattaacagttttgaaagtcgcggatagcaattaacactactacaatagtcagtggaccaaaatgacaattttctcttaattttattagtttagttctaaatttttaaattgattattcgttgtctttcaaatttcaaattgttactatTCATGGTTCAAGTTAactattcataatatatatatatctcttgtGGGAAATTAGgtattatggagtattattgtctttcatgtcttttttttttttttttttcatggtaacATCCGAATCAAACTTGATTGTTTTCataaaagttgtagccctttgagttATATTTCCACTGGTTCAAGAATCAATTGATTTTGACATTTCTGTGCCGAGATATGATTAAAATACTGCACCATCAATAAATTAGGCGAGTAATACAACTTAATGCCATTTTGCTCCAATTCATCCTTCCTTAATTATATAGGGACTTCCCTCCTCTTTAAcggatgctttttttttttttatgaacgTTATTTTAATCTAGAGCCTACTATATAAATTACCCCATCTCACccaacaatattaattattaagtaatATCATATTGGGCTAACATAATTAGAGAAGTGCATTGGAGCGACTTTCATCCTCTTTAACAGATGCTTTTGATTGATTGTTCAAACGTGAATtaacatagttttttttttttttttttttttttttttttttttttttttttggtttttgtctGGGAGCctccctgttttttttttttataaataaattataaaagataaaataaaaactgtttcgataaaaaaaagacataaaaaataaaagataaagtaCTCAATTCAACatggatgggagtgggttcgagcctcagtggaggcaactgttggctctttgtgcttcagtaggttgagaaaatagttatgaacaaatactacattgtaacaaagtcagtagtactcaaaaaaaattaccacAGTGTCAAATTCTTTGGTAGGTTTGGACTTAGGTTAATTAGTGCATTTAAGTCAAAATTTCATGTCCATTATAGTGTATTAGTGGCTGATAATTAAGTGCATATTCTTTTCAGGCAACCACATAAATGTGGCTTGATTCCttcctttatttttcttctttatatatcttttttcaaTCGCATCATTAATATATTTCTAAATTGATTCTTGCAAATAATAAtagtttaaaatatatatattatagtggcAGATTCTCGTGCGGACATGGTTTAACGTGCAATTCTACGATCACTCACCATT of Ipomoea triloba cultivar NCNSP0323 chromosome 3, ASM357664v1 contains these proteins:
- the LOC116012950 gene encoding laccase-5-like, which encodes MKAFFSSSTAKQVYCLFSLLFLFADAKVHYHEFVLQATPVYRLCRTHNIVTVNGQLPGPTLEANNGDTLVIKVVNRAQYNATIHWHGVRQRRTAWADGPEFITQCPIRPGGSYTYRFTIQDQEGTLWWHAHSSWLRASVYGALIIRPREGESYPFPKPKVETPILIGEWWDRNPMDVLRQAQTTGATPNVSDAFTINGQPGDLYKCSSQYTTIVHVEPGETVLLRVINAALNQQHFFSVANHTMRVVGADASYLKPFNTSVIMLGPGQTVDVLITANREPGRGYYMAARAFDSSRGVAPFDNTTTTSILQYNTGNGVKISPILPSLPDYNDTATATAFSSSFRSLKRAQVPIEIDENLFITVGVGLNKCPSGASPGACQGPNGTQFTASMNNVSFVLPSNISLLQAHYQGVPGVFTADFPAAPPVMFNYTGNVSRSLWQPSSGTKVYKLKYGARVQIVLQGTSIFAAESHPVHLHGYDFYTIAEGLGNFNPQNDTAKFNLVDPPQRNTASLPANGWSVMRFVADNPGVWIMHCHLDAHISFGLAMAFIVENGVTELQTLEEPPADLPVC